Genomic window (Triticum dicoccoides isolate Atlit2015 ecotype Zavitan unplaced genomic scaffold, WEW_v2.0 scaffold137463, whole genome shotgun sequence):
GGAGATCACCGCCATGGCATTCCGTGGCCCCTCCAAGTCCCATTTGGATTCGCTGGTTGGACATGCGCTCTTTGGCGATGGCGCGGCCGCTGCCATCATCGGTGCTGACCCTGACGTGCCCTTCGAGAAGCCACTCTTCCAGCTGGTATCAGCGAGCCAGACCATCCTGCCCGACTCCGAGGGTGCCATCAACGGCCACCTTACGGAGGCAGGGCTCACCATCCACCTTCTCAAGGACGTGCCCGGGctcatctccaagaacatcgagcagGCGCTCGAGGACGCATTCAAGCCTCTGGGCATCCACGACTGGAACTCCATCTTCTGGATTGCACACCCTGGCGGGCCGGCGATCCTGGACATGGTTGAGGAGAAAGTTGGCCTTGACAAGGAACGCATGCGCGCGAGCCGAGAGGTCCTGTCGGAGTACGGCAATATGTCCAGCGCATGTGTCCTCTTCGTCCTCGACGTGATGCGTAAGACCTCTTCCCGGGATGGCCAAGCAACCACTGGAGAGGGTAAGGAGTGGGGTGTCCTCTTCGGCTTTGGCCCCGGCCTCACCGTCGAGACACTCGTCCTCTACAGCGTCCCATTGGCAACCATTGCATGATCGATCAGCAAACCACACTTTATTATTTA
Coding sequences:
- the LOC119343682 gene encoding chalcone synthase 2-like, producing the protein MAFRGPSKSHLDSLVGHALFGDGAAAAIIGADPDVPFEKPLFQLVSASQTILPDSEGAINGHLTEAGLTIHLLKDVPGLISKNIEQALEDAFKPLGIHDWNSIFWIAHPGGPAILDMVEEKVGLDKERMRASREVLSEYGNMSSACVLFVLDVMRKTSSRDGQATTGEGKEWGVLFGFGPGLTVETLVLYSVPLATIA